The DNA region ATGATTATGCTGATGGAAATCTGATGTATGATATTGACTTCATGAATTAGAATTTGATAACTGCCATGCAAATGGCTGAATTATTTTAAAtgggcatagtcacgatttttgttaaaatttgtgttttttatttttattgtttacaatgcttaacgATCAACCAAAACTTGACTGTCTGTCAAAGAGTTATAAATAAGGATTGTGCCAGGTTTTTGTTTCCATTTGTTCAAAATATGAGTAAAAGTTCCTTCTCAAGCCGAAAagctaatatgttttaaacatagaTAAACTCTTTCTAGCATTTGTcacattcatttaaggtctAAACCTGGAGTTTCTttacaacattcaaaatgtaaccaAAAGAATGacctgagctttgtttacataatatagAATTGTGAGCTTTGTATCTCATTTAACTtgacgactgacactcaaattttggctgaCAACCTCTATTTAGAATTGTCTTGCGAAGCATTGTAAACttgaaaatgaaagaagaaaattttaccgaaattgtgaccatgcccctataTGATATTGGTCAAACAATATTCCATGGCTGCACTTATATAGCAgtatcatttttaaacatttagatgcagctttctttggtgattccaggcacgtagcatcagggaggggccttgcccccccccccctttctcacagcaacaaatttttttaaaattaacatagaaaaattgaattatctaggagttggccccccacttttttgggagtatgtaaaaaattgatatgaaaataaggaaaattttggaaaaattacaaatttctctcttttttttggcttgtcaagattttttggatgagtctgcccccccccccccactttcaaaacgGATGCTATGTGCCTGGATTCATGCTGCATTAGAAGGAAgggacattgcaaaaaaaatataattatcccacataattttttttctgcattgtctaatttgagtctgacatcatcatgattatttcgtggtCCGTGATCTTTCTTTGGTTGCTATAGGTTTCAACTGATTgataaactggttagaactgAGTTGTGTCAATTTCAGCCCTGTCAGTTCTATGGAGCTATATAAATTACTATCAGTTTTCTTTAGAAATGAGGAAAAATTACTATGTAGATGACAAACTATAGACGTAAATATACCTGGTATACAGTATGAGAGGCATAATGAGAGGCATAATGGATACAAGTCTtcaattaaattgttgaattgttcaaatataattttaagtgTACTACctttacttttcattttaaaatgaaagatgACTATTTTTCTAAACAACACGTATTTAGTTAATCGAAGAAATAATTTTGTGATGAGTAAAAGACGTGATCACCCTTGGAAATCTGACGATGTCAAATGACATGCAGTCATTACTGGTGCTCTAATAGATTATCTTTTATGGTTTGTTATCAACATATTGTGGTTTAGATGTGACTTACTGATCAAACCtcacatttatatttaaactcAAAACTACATATTTACTACAACCCATGTTAGGAACTGTCGACAgtatatttaatcatttgttaTTTCAGACCATGAAAAATTTAAGCActtcaataaatcaaagtactcatagtactgaaaagcgctaacccagcttctgaATGTATATTAAGGATAAAcagtgtatgtatataacatttcagcttctgtattgGCACTATACCGTttttcctcatcactgcgtgACACCCCCTGCAATGATGcatgtaagccccgtacattaaatttacaataGGGCGTATGATTCACAATAGCCTGTGCAGTTGTGTGCAAAAACTTGGccccctgaaactggttccctaaccagtttaaatgatgtatacttctgctcatagggggcggttattcgatgcaccggaagtagaatatctaacgacaataaagcgctgggctatgcttagcgctttaaaaacactttgaaagctagtacatgtatttgaaaatttatttttcatgtaaattaaTAATTTCTATTACATGTCGAAACTTCCTGCATAAGTACAGAAATGAATGGCTCCACAAAGTAAAAATGGATTGAGggtaaaattgttaattaaataGTACAGCTTTATTTTGAATTGCATTTTTCTATGCACATTATtgcaataaatatcaaaattgttggccatgtatcaaaataaaaagttcATCACTTAGGAAACATCATTTAACAGCTCTCATGTTCCACAGCCCATCGTTAAGGTAATGAATATTCTCTATCCCAATCCCTTTGTTTTTAGAAAtgctgaaaattaaaaaaagaagatttgttaaaaacttatcattaaatactaaaataatAAGCTCTCGATACACTCCCAATTACTATATTCTAAAACCTGAGCTGTCACGACTAATAACCAAGAAGTTGAAATACTATTATACACCTACATTTCATCTGTGGACATTTTAGTCATTCCTACAGCCACTGCGTGCTCTTTGCCCTCGGCCATAACAGCCACAACCTTGTCCGGCTCCAGTCTGGTCATCTTGGCACCTGGTGAGGTCAGTCCCGGACACATGATGTTGGCACCACTCAAAACAAATCTAATGGCACCTTTGTCTACCTGCATGCGGGGTAACATGAAAGGGACTGCAGACATAAAAGAAAGGAAATTAATCCAATTTTATATGTTGGCATCATTTATCAGATGTTGATTATAAGCTTTTAAAGAAGACAAAGAGTTAGCTTCGAAAAAGAGTTATACTTCATGTCAAAGCaagatttttaatctttaaCAGAAACTAAACTTTACATCTTTAGATATTTCCCATAAGGATTTGAGGTTTTAGttgaataaaacttttattaattgATATGATCTTTGAACAAAATCTCATCTTCTAACTCAATACTTTCATTTaagatatgaaggtggcgacattgcagaaaaaaatatataaaccgCATTAGCGggtatgttatttttttctgcaatgatcgctaccttcattaccagcatgaatcatcaaagaaagcattttaatttcttttatcttattaataattttgatattgttATTGATAAATTATACTGTCGTATTGATCCCATTGGAGAAATTGTTAATCCATATATATGTGATTATAATACATAATGTACTACAAAACGTCTATGTATCTACAAATGTAATTAGATAAATGCTTTATGCAGAGAAAACAGTTTCAGGGACTATGAagaattgtataaaattgtctTGCATGCTATAGTCTTTATGTTTTAATATTcttttgtctgtcatttgatttcattttgactgcATGTATGCCAACATGGTGATGTCAATAAACCATTGAAATGAATTGAATAATCTCAATGATTCACACACAATCATATTTTACTCACACTTGTGTAACAGCTTCAGTGTTGGCATGTAAGGCCCATCTCTGTGTCTGAACATTAGAGGTTCACCTGCAGCATTGGCAAGTATTTCTATGTGTTCATGGCTAGAAAAAATGCACAATTTCTTTACCAGTCAATTTCAAAGATAGTACATGCAAATTTTTTAATACACTGCAAGTACTAGTTGCATGTAAtagtaaaaaaatacaattcattaaaaataagaagttattaatctttaaagaaaataaagatcCCTCAATTTTTAATagtaatatacaatataaaagaCATTAAACTCATTTATTATTTGTGTTACTGAACTATGAATGtcacagatttccaatgcaatgATAAGAGGAAATATacagtaaatgtaaatatttatattcatataaagCAGATATATTTATTGagaattaattttgtttgtatatttgataatattcatcaaagaaattaaaaccgCCATGGATTTTCTCTATTATCAAACATTTATCAATGTTATTTGaaacaacaaaatcaaatcCCCTTGAATTAAGTCATTATGATAAAACATTAGTCCCACTATTTCTGTTTCTACAGCATGTACTAGGGCATTGTTGGAATCCTATCGTGGATTATGCTTTGTTTTACACTTGAAAGGAATGAAGAATAATCAACATTGGATTTTCTTTCTGACCATGAATAAATTAAGGTATCAGAAGTTCACATCACCTTATAATAAAACACTAATTGACATGTAAGTATTAACCCTTTCACACATGACCAGTAAGTTATTTTTCATTCCAATATAGCATCATTTATAGTTAAAAGTTTTTAATACTAATGTATAAACTTAGGGATCAAAATACCAGTATATATGATACACAGAACCTTGACATCTATAGGAAcatatcaatataataataataattgtgCATTCAGGTTTCCATATTTCATGCAgaatgtgatttttaaaaaccaagGGTTAAAGGCTCGAGAAATACGAGGTGTGCAAATCCAATTCCTGGACACCTGATAATGAGGCATACTTATTCAAAAGAAGACTTTGTGAGGTTCCCTTTGTAATGAACATCACGGGAACCTCACTTGTGAAGTACCTAGAACATCTagcatattttcaaaatgtaccATTTGACAAGCTTTAGGTCTCCTTTCTTTGGGATAATCTGATCAAGATATGGTTCTATAAATGGATAATTCTCTGTTACAGaatttcttatagatttttgGACTGAAGACTTTGCATTATTAACTCCAGATACCATTTCTTTGTCatcaaatctgaaaaaaaattagactgattgtcaaaattaaagttatatGCAGATATCTACAAAGAACAGACAAACTTAGAGGTCAAAAGTAAGTTGTTTTACGTGTTTTAAATTGTGACATATAAAAACTTTtctgatgattattttttacaCAACGGCAAGAATAAAAATAACAGTAGTATTGTGTTGTGCTATTACTGTGCATAAATAGTAGCCGgggtttgatatatatatagtgcaaTTGCCAGAGGCGAGAGCACTCCGACTTGTGCACTAAGTATCAAACCATGCAGGACTTCTATTTGGGCATAGTACATGCCCTAGTCTACACACCAGTATTACTTACTGgtatgtaacgggatgggaaaaataatgacagaccAGACCAGGATTTGAACAGGGGCCCCCTGattctctagtcaggtgctctatcaactgagctatctggcacccGTATTTAAACGTGTCTGgtccatcattatttctccAATCCCATTACATTTGGTGcagtgaccaacccctggaactgacaggttaactcctgcccagggaagagcctggggtgatcttcgccctatttaaggggggaggaatgtgactgTCAGACCGATTCGAATACCGgcaccagatagctcagttggtagagaaCTTGACAAGAGATTCAGGGGACCAAGGTTCGAATTCCGGTCTgatctgtcattatttctcccatccttttacatttgttgcagtgaccaacccctggaactgacaggttaactcctgccaggggaagagcctggggtgatcttcgagggcGAAGACCATTTAatgggggaggaatgtgacggtcagaccagtttgaataccggtgccagatagctcagttgcgctgttggtagagcacctgactagagattcagttGGCCCGGTTCGAATCCTGGTctggtctgtcattatttctcccatcgcGTTACACATAAACTAGTTACATAAACATTTCATACATATTAATCAACAATATAAAAGCTTTAATGTGGAAAACTTGACATTGCTTTGTAATGAATATCATAActattaaatatgtaaattaaatatgtatCTGCGTGCagtataacaaacaaaatttaaagttctcctggggtgggggggggggggggttctctTAGAACTTAGAGCGCCCCTATCTGGATATGAATTCTGTAAGAGATCAGATACCCTTTACCAAGAATACAGGTTCCCATGGGTACGATTTCTAAGAGTTCTCCTGATACCTTAAATATGAAGAGTTAATTATCCAAATAAACTATGTCTGCTGTCAAGTTTATTATACTCTGTCCTGTGTTTTTTGCTTCCACCATTTTTCACTTGGTagttcgataatcataaatacttttgtgctcaaactacatCTACCAGTACTGTAGATTCCCTATTTTAcatgagtacttaattctgcgacTCAACCATTTTCCATTAAATCACGGAAaaataaaatcgcgaatgctgAATTTGTATTGTAGTTTTATGTTGTaaaatgtctgaaaaataaaagcgagattttaaagtTCCGAGGATGTGATTCTCGCGAATTTACGGGGATATTTATTCCACACgtttaattaatatgaaaaatgtcaagATTATCTGTTTTAAATGCCCTCTCTTCTGCTTCGGGCTTCAATACACGACCCAAAATAGAGAGTCtacagggattttgcattgcatcagccatgaaATAGCCcgaatgataacgttgaaaaaattgtgcgaggtattctgAGTGAGTTCCGAAAggtgaaaagatgtaaacatttcccattataaatcttgataaagaaatttttttttgttacgttgaacttttatgagtgaaaaatgataatgtgtcaatgaagatatcttagatactttcacaggtatgtgtatttttattaaaaatcatcaaaaagtgatggaggCAATTACTTTGGACAGACTATAGTGTCTACTTAACTCATACCATTTATGCAGTCTAAATTAATACACCCAGCCTTCATCCAAGAATAAAGGCTTGTGTAGAAAAAATAACGCTCTTTTCTCTTAAGTACTTAGATTTTAACTGTGTTTTCCTACCTAAGCCCCTGTGATCAAATGTGGAAAGTGAACACACTATAAGAAAGATAGTatcataaaaatttgataatcgaaaaaaatcaatatgacaATGTAACAATCGATACTAACAACCATTCTTCGTGAAactaaatatctaaattttgcTTCTACAGAGCTTATAATGCTTACTTCTTAAACATGTTGGAGTGGATTGCTGTCTCACGTTGAAAATAAATGTCGGAAGTCTTTGTACAGTCATAGaagaaaaaactaaaataacCGGAATTTCAAATtccgatctctctctctctctctctctctctctctctctctctctctctctctctctctctctctcattagtTTTCTGTACACTTTTTTacttatgaatatttttatttttatttttttccttacgACTTAGCATAGGGGATTAATTTTCCCATTGTTAAGAACATGTTATCAAGTATTGGACATGTGAAATGATGTATACGtagatgaaaagaaaaaaaaattaaaaaaaaataaaaaaggaaatctttcagtttcccaaaatcttaaaaatcctaatccgggggtgggggggggggggtggggacGGGGGGCGCTGGCGtactatatatttcaatttcactcctcatatccttattttcatattaatttttttcatactcccaaaaaagtggggggggggggggggccaactccatgataattccatttttttatatgtcaatttaaaaaaaaattgttcctgcgagaaaaagtgggggggggggggggggccccTGGCCCctcctgatgctacgtgcctgcaagaAGAATTCCTTTACAATATAAGAAACTTATTTGTAAATCAAGATTATCATCTCATTACCGTCGAAACTGGTTGATACAACAATACGTTTTTGtcctttatattattttaaattgatatgcctattttattaaaaaaaaaatctttaagaagTTCTACTATATCAAACCCTCTGTCTTTCAATTAATTCAACTGTtttcaacacaaaatgtaaaagaTTTTGTGCGATTTAGGTTAATATATTAAGAATGCTTTTGTTTTTGTCAGAAAACTCCTTGTGTAAACTtgcctttttttcaaatgatttgatttcatgtagatcctgtataaataaaaatccattttccccttggatatttatataatcaAGTCCcctttctaacaggatgattttatagtcatatcacaggCTGAGCATTGCAGTTCGCAATTGCAacaagatcctaaacaattgtttatatatggaatATAAACCCCTTGTAAAACCTAAGAATTGCCCAGAGGCCAAAgtctatatataaacaattctaaagaaaaatcaatttgtcaaaatgcttgcatataagtaaaaccatacatTATTTcagtttaatgaatttaaatacTTTCCTTTGTGACAGACTTGAATCTACTCGGTTCCTATCTGAGGAAgatttcacacaagtttcagcttttctggccgatcggtttttgagaagattttaaaatatttttctctactTCCGATCACTATTATGTTTTCAAATGTACCGCTACAAAACCTTTCAAAACCAAATATGAttctttttattgaatatttatcaatttatctgATGATGAATATATGTAGTTTTGCCCCATTTCTCAGATTACGTTAAAATgatgtttgttttcattatatctAAATCATTTTACAACATACCCCAAAAGCAATCGCTATTAACAAGACTAGAGGTactaattcaataaaaataatatatcaagATTAATAACCCCAATTGTGCAAATTATATAACAACAAAATTATAATCTTCTATAATGAACATATTCATAAAGAACTATACAATCTtgtgatataaaaatgaatttatttgagTGTTTCGTGCAGTTCTCTTATGCTCAAATATTGATGATCAGCATAATGTTTGATTGGAGAGAAGATCACATACTGGTCAGAAAgtactatattttattatcagagaatacaatttttaatatatacgaTGTATGTAGAAACAATGCACGGTATCAAaagaatataaaacaattactaGTAATAAAATGTACCGGAAAACGGTGCTTCTTTTGTCACAATAAATTTCTCAATAAACTTAGGAAATTTACGCTTATTTGTAAGAAATATCTCTCCTGAAAATCAAAGGTACAGTGTACAGCCgatatcattattatattttttgatcAGAAACTTTCATCACCATTTATTTCGCAATAAAAATACAATGGATACCATTTTTGCAATTTCTTATACATGCTATTTTAAAACGATGAAATAAGAGATTGAATATTTACAAATGACATTGTATGAAATTGTGGTTATCGatgtatcaaaattaaatttcctgTTCCATTGAAGACTAAGAATATTAAATCAATTTCagcatgtaaatatatgtatttggtTTAAAATGTATCTGTTTTTCACGAACTGGCAGTACTGTGAGCTGTTGCAACGCTTTGCCGTCCTCAAGTGCATTATGTGCATTGTATGTGATGTTCAAAATCCTTATGGATATCAAACTTTCTGAGTGTTTCTGTTTCCGATATCCTTCACGTCACCATATTCTGATATGTCGCTGTAAATATTATATAGCATCGCACCATACAGGCATACATGGTTGATAGAACAAACAAccctcgccccccccccccttctctctctctctctctgaattgtATTCGTCGGTGATTTCAGAAACGTGATTGCAATAACAAGAAAGGGTAGCGATGACTTAATTTAGCAAGCTGTTAACAAAACATACATTCAAAATATGAACAGAATACTATTTCGATATGCAGccgaaaacatgtaatgtaaagtAGTTCATCttgtttattaaaatgaatGCTCAGAGTGTACTTGCACTTGTGCAGTCTTGTCGTTATAACATGAATAATAGAAAATCATTCATCTTTCCCCGCTTTATTCATCCAGGAGCTAAGATTTCAATTGTCTAAACTAATAAAGAATTGCTATCTGTGTaactaatttttaataaaaataacaaatgctTTTTTATGTTGTTTGGGGACTTTTTCCTCTCAGTAGTTTGTGTTATTTATaataacattggcgatttgcatTCCTACAGTCAAAACTTTGCTTTGGCAAAATCTGGCCTGATATGTTTCTTCTCACTTAAAGGTATACagtaaattaaatgtttgtaCTCCTACGATTGGTCGGATTCTTATAACCctcatgctctctctctctctctctctctctctctctctctctctctctctctctctctctctctctccttttaGACAGGATTTCCTCAACTCCCCGTAATTCTCCACGGCAGAGTAGTGTTTTTTGAGGATTctcatatttcaaataatttcatGCATCACAGTATAATGCTATTGAAATTTTGTTACAGTCATATGAAATGATTTACAATTTCTATCCATTTTAAACAAAGGTCATGCATGTACAATCATTGTTAGGCTGTATCATGTTTGATCCTTCTCTGACAGCTACATGAGTATATACCAGTCAAGAAAGTTTTGGTTGATTAATTCCCCATCGATGAATCTAGATTGCACATTGCATTAAGTGAATGACTGCGCTGTACATTTGCGAATATTGCCAAATGTCCGAACTATATGAAAGGATTGCCTTGCTGcacattggcggatccagagagggggggggggttctctgggacatatgatTGTTTTTGAAAACGTTTAAATTCCTATTTAAAGGCAGTTTTCccatttataataaaaatactgtaattatctcaaataaatgctttaaaattgttttcttaatGAATTTCACACTACGCcccataattttgttcttatatgaaaaaaccctatcgattttttatcgaaataaagtacattgtactccCCTTCAGCATCTGCTGTATACTAcactgagtaaacatgtggaaaattaaagaaaaaagtacATAAAATTAAGCAGTATCACAGATTTAAAAtaacatctacaatgtattttctactcgatttcttttttttttaaatcgattatagttcatacagttttgaactgacaagctatcgagtaaaacgacgttttactttaaaaagccgCTTTCAAATGTACTGTTTAGTTAATTAAGTTAGATAATTATAATAGATGATTTTTACTTCGTCTCATACGAAAAATACATAGAAAACTCATGACCCGCTTACGCgagttatgctatttttctggaatgctagctaccttcatacccaaatgaaacacaaaaggaagccttttttgttttgtttccaagaatcggaaattCAAAAATACTGTGTTAAGGGTTTTtatgtaaaccattatgaaaatgcacaacttttaaaaactttttttaaatcgcatttgatcgcatctgtactagtctggatgatgtagcgcacccattacagaggtcacatcaacTTCCCTGGGACGGCAATTGCTTttaccattgtattacacacgTACAATCTTTTCAGAAGATAAATTGTCCCTattcttttgtcatatcctatcatttagacctttatttaagaaggcaatcgatataaagaaatcaaaatcgataaatagtccagaatttaaaacatcaaagacataaaaaaattaccaaaatatccattttttgggagttgattttaatcaactctcctatgcagttactcagacaaaccgaaagtgaaacagtgtttggacctcagcacaatcattgctgctgacaagacttagttcttgaaaataattgataaattcgatatAATGTATTCTAAAGCAttatttttcaaggaaacttatttatgaataccttgaaaatagtcagactttaaatggtacgaacaatttaaatattttttgtagtcgtatgtattgctacgccagagttcaatattatagtctcgttcaacctgacgttcggctgtctccttaaatccttgtcggagatttacggtgtcagccgagcgtttggttgaacgagactagagttcaatattgcttggatccatgcaattttcgaaaaatatttctattactgatacatagtttgattgaattaattttatctttaaacattttttaacctgatccatatgggggtttctcgacattcttgtcgaaaaagtacaaaaattcatttataaaaatgtgccGGCGTAATTCAAATCATAATagaaactatatacatgtacttgtcctgcaaaataacatatcattgattttaaaataaataaacatcgacataatcaactcccatcagttcttcagtactttgattttaaatagtttGTCGTTATTAGTCTGAGTTATTTTTGTTTCTAAGTGTCTCTTTTCTATCAAGCATAGACGCACTTTCTCATTGCTGGAAACTTGGGTTTCTTAAAGCTAGatattatgcaaatcttcctgacctaaaccaaaacggcaaaacgctcaataatACAGTGCACTCTGATGTtgaaatagatgtgaaatagatagtgatgagataaatgtttattaaatacagttgtatacgcacggaaaacgttcaaaaagtccttgtttattgaaaaatgatgaattttgcacgtattgattttcatcaaatggaaccccccttttccaaattgctggatccacCTCTGCTGCACATAGACAATGAACGTGTGCTGTCATACAGGGTAACTAATGTTTTGGTCATATTGTAAATGTAGAATTTAATTGAGCATGGTAAAATGTGGTAAAACATACAACAAACGCATTGTTTCTTATTATCTCCAAGTCGTTACAATGAAAGGAACGTTCTGgtattaattttattctttgaaataacCTTTTTTGAATTTCAGTATGGTTTTGGTTGGCGTTTCATTAGATATTCTCTATTAATGCCCTGACTTTTAGTTGTTCGTCAAAACGTACGCGACGTTACAAATCACTCCATATGATATTTATAACGCATTTAGGTGAAAGAGATTCCTCAGATACAATAGAGCATGAATAGTACTCcaaccttatatatatatataaccgaCGTGTAGTTTTGAGCTTaacaatagaaattgaaaattaacatGGCAAAAGTTGGAGATGAACGTAGAATGATATCCGTATTGTGGATTTTACAAATGCTTTTGACaccaaaaattatttcaatttctatGCATTTTGCACATTTTAGAATTAGTTCTTTTTGCAAATTGAAAGTATTTTACGAAACTTTACAACACGCTtcttaagatcaattctatgtaagaatcaatgatttataaaagggtctgaccacgcatagtcaccaattttccttatatttcatacatggacacacctaggtgtaaaacgcaaaaaaaCACTTAAAGTTGGTTGCTAGGGgtaaccgttgccatggtaatcgaggctaaagatgggaaaatagcaaaacttacctactttgaagccatattagaaggttttgcccactaatgtaaactatcaaagacataaaacagcgtttttcctattttcaattatttaattatataagaaaattgatggagaaaccaatacttttaaaatgttaccatggaaaccgttacaaatttttgaaatcggTTTTCTGCGGTTTTTTAATAAGCCCAAATgggaaactgttaaatttttacatccatATAAATGTcaatgcaatatatattttatcatgaaaattgacatcggttgctatggcaacaaggccaaatattaagaaaaactgagaaatttaagattattttgatatgctttcattcctgattt from Crassostrea angulata isolate pt1a10 chromosome 7, ASM2561291v2, whole genome shotgun sequence includes:
- the LOC128191523 gene encoding malignant T-cell-amplified sequence 1 homolog; the protein is MFKKFDDKEMVSGVNNAKSSVQKSIRNSVTENYPFIEPYLDQIIPKKGDLKLVKCHEHIEILANAAGEPLMFRHRDGPYMPTLKLLHKFPFMLPRMQVDKGAIRFVLSGANIMCPGLTSPGAKMTRLEPDKVVAVMAEGKEHAVAVGMTKMSTDEIISKNKGIGIENIHYLNDGLWNMRAVK